A single region of the Zootoca vivipara chromosome 2, rZooViv1.1, whole genome shotgun sequence genome encodes:
- the LOC118081211 gene encoding uncharacterized protein LOC118081211 produces MTSVREVSSIAEDLLCPVCLSIFQDPRMLVCGHNFCFSCLESCIVPKGQHQGTCPECRDPFDLKDAARNRVLANLSEKARLLRLDQGPPAGGTGSSYFCEEHEEPLKLFCSQDEAPVCVICRDLPQHQDHSFLPIKNAVTGYQDKLKASLEPLENGVKWAINNQSQQQEAMEDLENLHQHLCGCIFIAFEELREILNEREQSMMETVRQMKEENQAEMERRLEYLKAFSSAHTETISGIEAALEETNEFAFLKGVKELTGRVQERLKEQVDEIAKEACKGGEGEEEIKEGGNQDEDAGENLGEGKAGGDVIDEETTYEGAEAQGAEGEDEEGAIVPVDPALEELEVLLNFDSWKEMLRSIGIGETFAPDSPCRSPTPEKDMPQLEDSDSLPKEAPWRSTGPPTEAPIVAEAPCQPPRSSYFRSFQQMPLFGSFPSFPFGGQFGPAHGWTSHPRLGRGTFQGRKGPRSQPFGPWRGQGRGYYPNTQASQAGEGSALPQIRWMSLRIEPPKPRGAQVLGQGGQCKPEQAGGRSSMTEPPKPREAHGLGRRGRGGWSNNQKTQSSADQSGGGSAKNEARASGQAGSGQGQGSAKRPPTPSKGGEASGNKGSQNKHHGGRGRGRGRGSAKGPQNK; encoded by the exons atgACCTCGGTCCGCGAAGTCTCCAGCATTGCCGAAGACCTGCTGTGCCCTGTCTGCCTCTCCATCTTCCAGGACCCCCGCATGCTGGTCTGCGGGCACAACTTCTGCTTCTCCTGCTTGGAGAGCTGCATCGTCCCCAAGGGGCAGCACCAGGGAACGTGCCCCGAGTGCCGGGATCCCTTCGACCTGAAAGATGCCGCCCGCAACAGAGTCCTGGCCAACTTGTCCGAGAAGGCCCGGCTCCTCCGGCTGGACCAGGGGCCCCCAGCGGGTGGGACCGGGAGCTCGTACTTTTGCGAGGAGCACGAAGAGCCTCTCAAGCTCTTCTGCAGCCAGGATGAGGCCCCTGTCTGCGTGATCTGCCGGGACCTGCCTCAGCACCAGGACCATAGCTTTTTGCCTATCAAGAATGCTGTCACGGGTTATCAG GATAAACTGAAAGCATCTTTGGAACCCCTGGAGAATGGGGTGAAGTGGGCCATAAATAATCAGTCTCAACAACAGGAGGCCATGGAAGACCTGGAG AATCTCCATCAACACCTGTGTGGCTGCATCTTCATTGCGTTCGAGGAACTGCGTGAAATCCTCAACGAAAGAGAGCAGAGCATGATGGAAACGGTTAGGCAGATGAAGGAGGAGAACCAGGCAGAAATGGAGAGGAGACTGGAATATCTGAAAGCGTTCAGCTCAGCTCACACAGAGACCATATCCGGGATCGAAGCTGCCTTGGAGGAAACCAACGAATTCGCCTTCTTGAAG GGAGTCAAGGAATTGACAGGAAG AGTCCAGGAACGACTTAAAGAACAGGTTGACGAAATAGCCAAAGAAGCCTGCAAGGGtggagaaggggaagaggaaaTCAAGGAGGGAGGCAACCAAGATGAGGATGCTGGTGAAAATCTGGGCGAAGGCAAGGCCGGTGGAGATGTCATTGATGAAGAAACAACTTACGAAGGAGCCGAAGCCCAGGGAGCAGAAGGAGAAGACGAGGAGGGGGCCATTGTGCCTGTAGATCCAGCTCTTGAAGAGCTGGAAGTGTTGCTGAATTTTGATTCCTGGAAGGAGATGCTGAGAAGCATCGGTATCGGGGAGACCTTTGCCCCAGACTCGCCTTGCCGCTCTCCAACTCCAGAGAAAGACATGCCCCAGCTGGAAGACAGTGATTCCTTACCCAAAGAAGCACCTTGGCGAAGCACTGGCCCCCCCACTGAGGCTCCCATCGTGGCTGAAGCCCCGTGCCAACCACCGCGCAGCTCGTACTTTCGCAGCTTCCAACAGATGCCCCTTTTCGGGTCTTTTCCGTCCTTTCCTTTCGGAGGGCAGTTTGGGCCTGCACACGGGTGGACATCTCATCCCAGGCTGGGCCGCGGCACGTTTCAAGGCAGGAAAGGGCCACGTAGCCAGCCTTTTGGCCCTTGGAGGGGACAAGGCAGAGGATATTATCCGAACACACAGGCATCCCAAGCCGGCGAAGGCAGCGCTTTGCCTCAGATTCGCTGGATGTCCCTGAGGATCGAGCCCCCCAAGCCCAGAGGAGCCCAAGTCCTGGGGCAGGGAGGGCAGTGCAAGCCGGAACAAGCGGGTGGCAGGTCCTCAATGACAGAGCCTCCCAAACCAAGGGAGGCTCACGGTTTGGggcgaagaggaagaggaggttgGTCCAATAATCAGAAGACGCAATCCAGTGCAGATCAAAGCGGAGGTGGATCTGCAAAGAACGAGGCTCGTGCCTCAGGGCAGGCAGGGTCAGGGCAAGGGCAAGGATCTGCAAAGAGGCCCCCAACCCCCAGCAAAGGGGGCGAAGCCTCAGGAAACAAGGGCTCTCAGAATAAGCATCACGGAGGGCGAGGGCGTGGTAGGGGCCGGGGTTCAGCCAAGGGCCCCCAGAACAAATAG